A region of Mesorhizobium sp. AR02 DNA encodes the following proteins:
- a CDS encoding sugar-binding transcriptional regulator, producing MYFVEQMTQNEIADVLGVGRVTIVRMLAEARARNEVKITIESELSEIVRLERALERTFGLQQALVAPLSAPNADPIPAISAKTGSFLSDTMKSGMRVGVGWGQTLFSSLPFISAKSLTDFKVISLLGGVGVVRRYNPAEFAWRFAQIFQGDGYLIPTPAVVDSVETKIALVERCGLQEVFEMANVLDAVLLSVGGIASATTFSRGGFLREADREALLARGAVGDLLFHFFDRNGDLVDHPVNSHVMSVDVDRLRAAPIRILTSGGEEKTEALLGAMNLIAPTILITDEESAKRMLEAVSAS from the coding sequence ATGTATTTCGTCGAGCAGATGACGCAAAACGAGATCGCCGACGTGCTCGGCGTCGGCCGCGTCACAATCGTGCGCATGCTGGCCGAGGCGAGGGCGCGCAACGAGGTGAAGATCACCATCGAGAGCGAACTGTCGGAGATCGTGCGGCTGGAGCGCGCGCTGGAGCGGACGTTCGGCCTGCAGCAGGCGCTGGTGGCGCCGCTTTCTGCCCCCAATGCCGATCCGATACCGGCAATCAGCGCCAAGACCGGCAGTTTTCTGTCCGACACGATGAAATCCGGTATGCGCGTCGGCGTCGGCTGGGGCCAGACGCTGTTTTCGAGCCTGCCCTTCATCAGCGCCAAATCGCTCACCGACTTCAAGGTCATCTCGCTGCTTGGCGGTGTCGGCGTCGTGCGGCGCTACAACCCGGCCGAGTTCGCCTGGCGCTTCGCCCAAATCTTCCAGGGCGACGGTTATCTGATCCCGACGCCGGCCGTCGTCGACAGCGTCGAGACCAAGATCGCGTTGGTCGAGCGCTGCGGCCTGCAGGAGGTTTTTGAAATGGCCAACGTGCTCGATGCCGTTCTGCTGAGCGTCGGCGGCATCGCCTCGGCCACCACCTTCTCTCGCGGCGGCTTTCTTAGGGAAGCGGACCGGGAGGCCCTGCTTGCGCGTGGCGCCGTCGGCGACCTTCTGTTCCATTTCTTCGACCGCAATGGCGATCTGGTTGACCATCCCGTCAACAGCCACGTGATGTCGGTGGATGTCGACCGTCTGCGCGCGGCGCCGATCCGCATCCTGACCTCCGGCGGCGAGGAGAAGACCGAGGCGCTGCTCGGCGCGATGAACCTGATCGCGCCGACGATCCTCATCACCGACGAGGAAAGCGCCAAGCGCATGCTCGAGGCGGTCAGCGCAAGCTGA
- a CDS encoding TIGR01459 family HAD-type hydrolase encodes MSAKTIERLDGIGPLAERYQVFLLDQFGVLHDGQAPYPGAVEALSALKRAGKTVVLISNSGKRASPNEDRLLKLGFAAGSWDHFVSSGEVAWRSFNDMAASGKLRPGTKCLLISRDNDRTAIEGLPFVLTEAGEDAELVLISASEGDRHNLDHYRRLLAPAAARKVPCFCTNPDRIMLTAVGPRFGAGEIADLYESLGGSVTRIGKPYPAIFDAALALAGEPDRASVVCVGDSVEHDISGGNGAGVATALVLGGILADTPDLAAIFDEQQAWPDYTTESFSLR; translated from the coding sequence GTGAGCGCGAAAACCATCGAACGCCTCGACGGCATCGGACCGCTGGCTGAGCGCTACCAGGTCTTCCTGCTCGACCAGTTCGGCGTGCTGCATGACGGCCAGGCTCCTTATCCCGGCGCGGTGGAGGCATTGTCGGCGCTGAAGCGCGCCGGCAAGACGGTGGTGCTGATCTCCAATTCCGGCAAGCGCGCCAGCCCCAACGAGGATCGCCTGCTCAAGCTCGGCTTCGCCGCCGGCAGCTGGGATCATTTTGTGTCCTCCGGCGAGGTGGCGTGGCGGTCCTTTAACGACATGGCCGCATCGGGAAAGCTGCGCCCAGGGACAAAATGCCTGCTGATCAGCCGCGACAACGACCGCACGGCGATCGAAGGCCTGCCCTTCGTGCTGACGGAGGCCGGTGAAGACGCCGAACTGGTGCTGATCTCAGCCAGCGAAGGCGACCGCCATAACCTCGACCACTACCGCCGGCTGTTGGCCCCCGCGGCAGCGCGCAAGGTGCCGTGCTTCTGCACCAATCCCGACAGGATCATGCTGACGGCGGTTGGACCTCGCTTTGGCGCCGGCGAGATCGCCGATCTCTACGAAAGCCTGGGGGGCAGCGTCACCCGCATCGGCAAACCCTATCCGGCGATTTTCGACGCGGCGCTGGCGCTGGCCGGCGAGCCGGACCGCGCCAGCGTGGTCTGCGTCGGCGACAGCGTCGAGCACGATATATCTGGCGGCAATGGCGCCGGCGTCGCCACGGCGCTGGTGCTCGGCGGAATATTGGCGGACACGCCGGATCTTGCCGCCATTTTCGACGAGCAGCAGGCCTGGCCCGATTACACCACGGAATCCTTCAGCTTGCGCTGA
- a CDS encoding FGGY-family carbohydrate kinase, whose translation MTPLVIGIDIGTSGARAVAMRPDFSIAGQSAVRLDRFGQNPRDPSAWWQAVQAALTGLLSSIDRAAVRAAVRAIAVDGTSGTLLPVDAAGRPLAEPLMYNDKVADADILAAIAREAPEASAAHGATSGLAKALQFQHLPGIAAVLHQADWIAGNFSGRFDISDENNALKTGYDVEARRWPDWIAATGMRMDLLPDVVEPGDVTGTLTAAAAEMLGLPPDVVVVAGTTDGCASFLATGATAAGDGVTALGSSLTIKILSDRPLSAPRFGIYSHRLGDAWLAGGASNSGGKVLAQHFPLARIIELSAKIDPTTETGFDYYPLGAAGERFPIADPALPPRLIPRPADDADYLKGMFEGMAAIETLGYRRLAELGAPALTSVRSVGGGAANPAWTAIRRRKLGVDFLPALSDEAAAGTARLALKGASKAGLL comes from the coding sequence ATGACGCCCCTTGTCATCGGCATCGACATCGGCACGTCAGGCGCGCGCGCTGTCGCCATGCGCCCGGATTTTTCGATTGCCGGCCAGTCTGCTGTCCGCCTCGATAGATTCGGCCAGAACCCCCGCGACCCCTCGGCCTGGTGGCAAGCGGTCCAGGCGGCTCTGACGGGCCTGCTTTCGAGCATCGACCGCGCCGCGGTCCGCGCCGCGGTCCGCGCCATCGCCGTTGACGGCACGTCGGGCACGCTGCTGCCGGTCGACGCCGCCGGGCGGCCCCTGGCCGAGCCGTTGATGTACAACGACAAGGTCGCCGACGCCGATATCCTGGCCGCCATCGCCCGTGAGGCGCCGGAGGCGAGTGCCGCCCATGGCGCAACCTCAGGCCTCGCCAAGGCCTTGCAGTTCCAGCATCTGCCCGGTATCGCGGCGGTGTTGCACCAGGCCGACTGGATCGCGGGAAACTTCTCCGGCCGCTTCGACATCAGCGACGAGAACAATGCGCTGAAGACAGGCTACGACGTCGAGGCGCGCCGCTGGCCGGACTGGATCGCGGCCACCGGCATGCGCATGGACTTGTTGCCTGATGTCGTCGAGCCGGGCGATGTCACCGGCACGCTCACCGCGGCCGCTGCAGAGATGTTGGGCCTGCCGCCCGATGTGGTCGTGGTCGCCGGCACCACCGATGGCTGCGCCTCGTTCCTGGCGACGGGCGCCACGGCCGCCGGCGACGGCGTCACGGCGCTGGGGTCGTCGCTGACCATCAAGATCCTCTCCGACCGGCCGCTCTCGGCGCCGCGCTTCGGCATCTACAGCCATCGCCTCGGCGACGCCTGGCTGGCCGGCGGCGCGTCGAATTCCGGCGGCAAGGTGCTGGCTCAGCATTTTCCGCTGGCGCGGATCATCGAACTCAGCGCCAAGATCGACCCCACGACCGAGACCGGCTTCGACTACTATCCGCTTGGTGCGGCCGGCGAGCGGTTCCCCATCGCCGATCCGGCCCTGCCGCCACGCCTTATACCAAGGCCGGCTGACGACGCCGACTATCTCAAGGGGATGTTCGAAGGCATGGCGGCGATCGAGACACTCGGCTACCGCAGGCTTGCCGAACTCGGCGCGCCTGCGCTGACATCGGTCAGGAGCGTCGGTGGCGGCGCGGCAAATCCGGCATGGACAGCGATCCGGCGTCGCAAGCTCGGCGTCGATTTCCTGCCGGCACTTTCCGACGAGGCGGCAGCCGGCACGGCGCGGCTGGCGCTGAAGGGTGCAAGCAAGGCGGGACTGCTGTGA